A portion of the Malania oleifera isolate guangnan ecotype guangnan chromosome 3, ASM2987363v1, whole genome shotgun sequence genome contains these proteins:
- the LOC131152087 gene encoding uncharacterized protein LOC131152087, with translation MAFLSFVGRVLFGSVFIVAARQEFNEFGVDGGPAAKYLRPKLNVFLKHVSTNTGLQLPQIEIEHLVAAAIALKGIGGFFFILGGSLGAYLLLLDQGIVTPILYDFYNYETDRKECALLFIKFMHNLALFGALLFFISMKN, from the exons ATGGCGTTTTTATCATTCGTTGGGAGAGTTCTTTTCGGCTCCGTGTTCATAGTCGCCGCTCGGCAAGA GTTTAATGAATTTGGTGTTGATGGAGGGCCCGCAGCGAAATACCTCAGACCAAAGCTTAATGTTTTCTTGAAACATGTGTCAACCAACACTGGCTTGCAGCTTCCACAAATTGAA ATTGAACACCTTGTTGCAGCAGCTATAGCCTTGAAGGGCATTGGAggcttttttttcattttgggcGGCTCTCTTGGAGCATATCTCCTG CTTTTGGATCAGGGAATTGTTACTCCAATCTTGTATGACTTCTACAACTACGAAACTGACAGGAAAGAATGTGCTCTACTCTTCATCAAGTTCATGCAT AATTTGGCTTTGTTTGGAGCTTTGCTTTTCTTCATCAGCATGAAGAACTAA